A genomic window from Glycine max cultivar Williams 82 chromosome 17, Glycine_max_v4.0, whole genome shotgun sequence includes:
- the LOC100808541 gene encoding uncharacterized protein produces the protein MSSSALGSPKKRLRAQTEEEDEEEVVCCGICYAESGVSIAGEIDCCSHHFCFVCIMEWAKHESRCPICRQRFSNVRRLPMHGVFSSSRDVKVPHRDQLYHPHGNMATGPADSYTETKCGVCHAGTDEHLLLLCDLCDTASHTYCVGLGYTVPEGDWFCHDCAISRKINIKEDSDQQNVVPTAEPRVTVDIFDIVRETGSQVVQRPRASPLQQNLSSPSVIPLPDRLSYLSRLKGKRPVTGFCHMQRNVKAFRENWNALRSGSLQFRCNSSQPGSTVSQKQDSSSLSHHKLDDLHSMASTSLQQSTVQGGPSNKMLNERVFKDADKAWKMMDRAKKIQLPHHRTGRVDKPSCSGGARKISLAHCNFSEVKDQHSKALDLRNTKKEKQCDYSRLNQNLENRSTLKLEEKRQSRDTCEKMIHVRDHTTHSKGYCERPLSRKVHTSIQGGPCREDGLRNVAEEQSLYACLVTSADLASSRDKFGSMFSNRGVNLVNEEKRLAKSSEDGNTRNIVDSKTEIQSLVKLNLKLLTRDKKLGFDTFKVVARQATHTILAACSSDQQKSSTSSSSSVCSHADNTPQFQKSTLMPNCCRQCFYNFVNNVVHSTILEKVGCA, from the exons ATGTCGTCGTCGGCGTTGGGTTCCCCGAAGAAGCGGCTGAGAGCCCAAACAGAGGAGGAGGATGAGGAAGAGGTAGTTTGTTGCGGGATTTGCTACGCCGAGAGTGGGGTTTCGATTGCAGGGGAAATCGATTGCTGCAGCCACCACTTTTGCTTCGTTTGCATCATGGAATGGGCCAAGCACGAGTCTCGCTGCCCAATTTGCCGCCAGAGATTCTCCAACGTTCGCAGGCTCCCTATGCATGGCGTATTTTCTTCTTCCAGGGACGTTAAGGTCCCCCATCGTGACCAG CTTTATCATCCTCATGGAAATATGGCAACTGGTCCTGCTGATTCTTATACTGAAACCAAATGTGGTGTTTGTCATGCCGGGACAGATGAACATCTTCTACTACTTTGTGATCTTTGTGATACTGCTTCACACACATACTGTGTTGGCCTGGGCTATACTGTTCCTGAAGGTGATTGGTTTTGTCACGATTGTGCTATTTCCCGGAAGATCAATATCAAGGAAGACTCGGACCAACAAAATGTTGTGCCAACAGCTGAGCCCAGAGTAACCGTCGATATCTTTGATATTGTGAGGGAAACAGGCAGCCAGGTGGTTCAGAGACCAAGGGCATCTCCTTTACAACAGAACCTTTCATCTCCTTCCGTTATTCCTTTACCTGATAGGTTAAGTTACTTAAGTagattaaaaggaaaaagaccTGTCACAGGGTTCTGTCATATGCAGCGGAATGTAAAGGCTTTTCGTGAAAATTGGAATGCTTTGAGAAGTGGTTCATTACAGTTCCGTTGCAATTCATCTCAACCTGGAAGCACAGTTAGTCAAAAACAAGATTCTAGTTCCTTATCACATCACAAATTGGATGATTTGCATTCTATGGCTTCCACAAGCCTTCAACAATCGACTGTCCAAGGTGGTCCTTCTAATAAAATGTTGAATGAGAGAGTCTTTAAAGATGCTGACAAGGCATGGAAAATGATGGACAGGGCAAAGAAAATACAACTGCCTCATCATAGAACAGGCAGAGTAGATAAACCCTCATGCAGTGGAGGAGCTAGAAAAATATCATTAGCACATTGCAACTTCTCCGAAGTGAAAGATCAACATTCCAAAGCATTAGACTTGAGGAACACTAAAAAAGAGAAGCAGTGTGACTATTCTAGGCTCAACCAGAATTTGGAAAATCGCTCTACTCTGAAGTTGGAAGAGAAAAGGCAAAGTAGGGATACATGTGAGAAGATGATACATGTGAGGGACCATACTACTCATTCAAAAGGATATTGTGAACGCCCATTGTCAAGAAAGGTCCATACTAGTATCCAGGGTGGTCCCTGTCGTGAAGATGGACTGAGAAATGTTGCTGAGGAACAAAGCTTGTATGCTTGCTTGGTAACATCAGCAGATTTAGCTTCCTCTCGTGACAAATTTGGCAGTATGTTCTCTAATAGGGGTGTGAATCTTGTTAATGAAGAAAAGAGATTGGCTAAAAGCTCTGAGGATGGAAACACAAGAAATATTGTTGATTCAAAAACTGAGATCCAGTCTCTTGTTAAATTGAATCTGAAGCTCTTAACTAGAGATAAAAAATTAG GCTTTGATACCTTCAAGGTAGTTGCAAGGCAGGCCACTCATACCATCTTGGCTGCTTGCAGTTCTGATCAGCAAAAGTCTAGTACATCCTCCTCTAGCTCAGTATGCAGCCATGCCGACAATACTCCTCAGTTTCAGAAATCTACTTTAATGCCTAATTGTTGCAGGCAATGCTTTTATAACTTTGTAAACAATGTTGTCCACTCCACCATATTGGAGAAAGTGGGTTGCGCTTga